The proteins below come from a single Dermatophagoides farinae isolate YC_2012a chromosome 7, ASM2471394v1, whole genome shotgun sequence genomic window:
- the LOC124497246 gene encoding mitochondrial sodium/calcium exchanger protein isoform X1: MMKNFSEQIIIQYSYKIGLARCRDVENIHDIEKRCHFIRTTAACAYDGILFSPIELAYCQFDELPLLSFPILLAMLFMLFFIVGLVADEFLCPSLLTISKTLRLPNNIAGVTLLAFGNGAPDIFSSIEGISHSKPNLIFASLFGGGTFVTTIVIGSIILNGEFIMSKRPLVRDIVFYIGATFMTWAFIYGRTLKIDNVIALVCYYHVYIITIFISRYVYLRFQKPKQQQPVMVEEPRLSEISVSIIDVDDDDQILSKSASKSSIMNLSRKSSQLSYGTSISDLNEIDDDMIRSRFYRNSSIARSTRSRKISESKHIAHHHWSNTIHSVSKSLATDEDYLDNNDSIDSHSYLNQNEYRITYLSQFSMVEMMSETKNFLLHICPIDLLEWNENSFIKKLFELIKAGPYFLLIVCIPVVDLESVNENWCRLLCCINIVIAPQIILFLQQSIDYEIDHQFPIWALLLIISPILIIFILLTSDKNRPPIYHRIFAFIGFIISIIFIKVIANEIISILHTIGILFHLSDSFLGLTILALGNSVGDLMSNLSMARHGYHSMAIAACIGGPLFNLLIGLGVPYLTLFIKNGNFHGKINIHYTHMISLPYAALTTSLCTSLLIFVLGKFRSYRIHGYILIIIYIVYIILAILLEFKVI, translated from the exons atgatgaaaaatttttccgaacaaattatcattcaatattcataTAAAATTGGCTTAGCTCGT tgCCGTGATGTTGAGAATATTCATGATATCGAAAAACGTTGCCATTTTATTCGAACAACCGCTGCTTGTGCTTATGATGGTATTCTGTTTTCACCCATTGAATTGGCCTATTgtcaatttgatgaattacCTTTGTTAAGTTTTCCGATTCTGCTTGCCATGTTATTCATGCTGTTTTTTATCGTTGGTTTGGTTGCTGATGAATT cctttgtccatcattattgaccATATCGAAAACATTACGTCTTCCGAATAATATTGCTGGCGTTACATTATTGGCATTCGGTAATGGAGCACCGgatatattttcatcaatcgaaGGTATTAGCCATTCAAAACCAAATTTAATATTTGCCAGTCTATTTGGTGGTGGTACATTTGTTACCACTATTGTTATTGGTAGCATTATATTGAATGGTGAATTTATCATGAGTAAAAGACCATTAGTTCGTGATATTGTTTTCTATATTGGCGCTACGTTTATGACATGGGCATTTATTTATGGAAGAACGCTTAAAATTGACAATGTTATTG CTTTGGTTTGCTATTATCATGTTTACATAATTACCATTTTTATAAGTCGTTATGTTTATTTGCGAtttcaaaaaccaaaacaacaacagccagtTATGGTTGAAGAACCACGATTATCCGAGATTAGTGTATCGAtaatcgatgttgatgatgatgatcaaatattaTCGAAATCAGcttcaaaatcatcgataatgaatTTGAGTAGAAAAAGTTCACAACTTTCATATGGAACATCGATTTcagatttgaatgaaatcgatgatgatatgattcgATCAAGATTTTACCGTAATAGTAGTATAGCTCGTAGTACACGTAGTCGTAAAATATCTGAATCCAAACATATtgcccatcatcattggtccAATACTATTCATAGtgtttcaaaatcattggcAACAGATGAAGATTATCTTGATaacaatgattcaattgattcacatagttatttgaatcaaaatgaatatcgAATAACATATTTatcacaattttcaatggttgaaatgatgagcgaaacaaaaaatttcctaCTTCACATCTGTCCTATTGATCTActtgaatggaatgaaaattcattcattaaaaaattatttgaattaattaaGGCTGGACCatattttcttcttattgTTTGTATACCTGTTGTGGATCTAGAATCGGTCAATGAAAATTGGTGTCGTCTATTGTGCTGTATAAACATTGTTATTGCACCACAAATTATTCTATTTCTTCAACAAAGTA ttgattatgaaattgatcatcaatttccaATATGggcattattattgattatatcaccaatattgattatattcatATTGTTAACATCGGATAAAAATCGGCCACCTATTTATCATCGAATATTTGCATTCATTGGTTTTATCATTTccatcatattcattaaGGTTATTGCTAATGAAATTATAAGTATTTTACATACAATCggtattttgtttcatttatcgGATTCATTTCTTGGTCTAACTATACTAGCATTGGGTAATAGTGTTGGTg aTTTAATGTCCAATCTATCGATGGCACGTCATGGCTATCATAGTATGGCTATTGCTGCATGTATTGGTGGACCATTGTTCA atcTATTAATTGGTTTGGGTGTTCCATATTTAAcattatttattaaaaatgGTAATTTTCATGGGAAAATAAAT aTTCATTATACACATATGATAAGTTTACCATATGCAGCATTGACAACAAGTCTTTGTACATCGTTATTGATATTTGTATTGGGAAAATTTCGTTCATATCGTATACATGGCTacatattgatcatcatttatattgtttatataattttggccattttatTGGAATTCAAAGTTATTTGA
- the LOC124497246 gene encoding mitochondrial sodium/calcium exchanger protein isoform X3 produces MLFMLFFIVGLVADEFLCPSLLTISKTLRLPNNIAGVTLLAFGNGAPDIFSSIEGISHSKPNLIFASLFGGGTFVTTIVIGSIILNGEFIMSKRPLVRDIVFYIGATFMTWAFIYGRTLKIDNVIALVCYYHVYIITIFISRYVYLRFQKPKQQQPVMVEEPRLSEISVSIIDVDDDDQILSKSASKSSIMNLSRKSSQLSYGTSISDLNEIDDDMIRSRFYRNSSIARSTRSRKISESKHIAHHHWSNTIHSVSKSLATDEDYLDNNDSIDSHSYLNQNEYRITYLSQFSMVEMMSETKNFLLHICPIDLLEWNENSFIKKLFELIKAGPYFLLIVCIPVVDLESVNENWCRLLCCINIVIAPQIILFLQQIDYEIDHQFPIWALLLIISPILIIFILLTSDKNRPPIYHRIFAFIGFIISIIFIKVIANEIISILHTIGILFHLSDSFLGLTILALGNSVGDLMSNLSMARHGYHSMAIAACIGGPLFNLLIGLGVPYLTLFIKNGNFHGKINIHYTHMISLPYAALTTSLCTSLLIFVLGKFRSYRIHGYILIIIYIVYIILAILLEFKVI; encoded by the exons ATGTTATTCATGCTGTTTTTTATCGTTGGTTTGGTTGCTGATGAATT cctttgtccatcattattgaccATATCGAAAACATTACGTCTTCCGAATAATATTGCTGGCGTTACATTATTGGCATTCGGTAATGGAGCACCGgatatattttcatcaatcgaaGGTATTAGCCATTCAAAACCAAATTTAATATTTGCCAGTCTATTTGGTGGTGGTACATTTGTTACCACTATTGTTATTGGTAGCATTATATTGAATGGTGAATTTATCATGAGTAAAAGACCATTAGTTCGTGATATTGTTTTCTATATTGGCGCTACGTTTATGACATGGGCATTTATTTATGGAAGAACGCTTAAAATTGACAATGTTATTG CTTTGGTTTGCTATTATCATGTTTACATAATTACCATTTTTATAAGTCGTTATGTTTATTTGCGAtttcaaaaaccaaaacaacaacagccagtTATGGTTGAAGAACCACGATTATCCGAGATTAGTGTATCGAtaatcgatgttgatgatgatgatcaaatattaTCGAAATCAGcttcaaaatcatcgataatgaatTTGAGTAGAAAAAGTTCACAACTTTCATATGGAACATCGATTTcagatttgaatgaaatcgatgatgatatgattcgATCAAGATTTTACCGTAATAGTAGTATAGCTCGTAGTACACGTAGTCGTAAAATATCTGAATCCAAACATATtgcccatcatcattggtccAATACTATTCATAGtgtttcaaaatcattggcAACAGATGAAGATTATCTTGATaacaatgattcaattgattcacatagttatttgaatcaaaatgaatatcgAATAACATATTTatcacaattttcaatggttgaaatgatgagcgaaacaaaaaatttcctaCTTCACATCTGTCCTATTGATCTActtgaatggaatgaaaattcattcattaaaaaattatttgaattaattaaGGCTGGACCatattttcttcttattgTTTGTATACCTGTTGTGGATCTAGAATCGGTCAATGAAAATTGGTGTCGTCTATTGTGCTGTATAAACATTGTTATTGCACCACAAATTATTCTATTTCTTCAACAAA ttgattatgaaattgatcatcaatttccaATATGggcattattattgattatatcaccaatattgattatattcatATTGTTAACATCGGATAAAAATCGGCCACCTATTTATCATCGAATATTTGCATTCATTGGTTTTATCATTTccatcatattcattaaGGTTATTGCTAATGAAATTATAAGTATTTTACATACAATCggtattttgtttcatttatcgGATTCATTTCTTGGTCTAACTATACTAGCATTGGGTAATAGTGTTGGTg aTTTAATGTCCAATCTATCGATGGCACGTCATGGCTATCATAGTATGGCTATTGCTGCATGTATTGGTGGACCATTGTTCA atcTATTAATTGGTTTGGGTGTTCCATATTTAAcattatttattaaaaatgGTAATTTTCATGGGAAAATAAAT aTTCATTATACACATATGATAAGTTTACCATATGCAGCATTGACAACAAGTCTTTGTACATCGTTATTGATATTTGTATTGGGAAAATTTCGTTCATATCGTATACATGGCTacatattgatcatcatttatattgtttatataattttggccattttatTGGAATTCAAAGTTATTTGA
- the LOC124497246 gene encoding mitochondrial sodium/calcium exchanger protein isoform X2 gives MMKNFSEQIIIQYSYKIGLARCRDVENIHDIEKRCHFIRTTAACAYDGILFSPIELAYCQFDELPLLSFPILLAMLFMLFFIVGLVADEFLCPSLLTISKTLRLPNNIAGVTLLAFGNGAPDIFSSIEGISHSKPNLIFASLFGGGTFVTTIVIGSIILNGEFIMSKRPLVRDIVFYIGATFMTWAFIYGRTLKIDNVIALVCYYHVYIITIFISRYVYLRFQKPKQQQPVMVEEPRLSEISVSIIDVDDDDQILSKSASKSSIMNLSRKSSQLSYGTSISDLNEIDDDMIRSRFYRNSSIARSTRSRKISESKHIAHHHWSNTIHSVSKSLATDEDYLDNNDSIDSHSYLNQNEYRITYLSQFSMVEMMSETKNFLLHICPIDLLEWNENSFIKKLFELIKAGPYFLLIVCIPVVDLESVNENWCRLLCCINIVIAPQIILFLQQIDYEIDHQFPIWALLLIISPILIIFILLTSDKNRPPIYHRIFAFIGFIISIIFIKVIANEIISILHTIGILFHLSDSFLGLTILALGNSVGDLMSNLSMARHGYHSMAIAACIGGPLFNLLIGLGVPYLTLFIKNGNFHGKINIHYTHMISLPYAALTTSLCTSLLIFVLGKFRSYRIHGYILIIIYIVYIILAILLEFKVI, from the exons atgatgaaaaatttttccgaacaaattatcattcaatattcataTAAAATTGGCTTAGCTCGT tgCCGTGATGTTGAGAATATTCATGATATCGAAAAACGTTGCCATTTTATTCGAACAACCGCTGCTTGTGCTTATGATGGTATTCTGTTTTCACCCATTGAATTGGCCTATTgtcaatttgatgaattacCTTTGTTAAGTTTTCCGATTCTGCTTGCCATGTTATTCATGCTGTTTTTTATCGTTGGTTTGGTTGCTGATGAATT cctttgtccatcattattgaccATATCGAAAACATTACGTCTTCCGAATAATATTGCTGGCGTTACATTATTGGCATTCGGTAATGGAGCACCGgatatattttcatcaatcgaaGGTATTAGCCATTCAAAACCAAATTTAATATTTGCCAGTCTATTTGGTGGTGGTACATTTGTTACCACTATTGTTATTGGTAGCATTATATTGAATGGTGAATTTATCATGAGTAAAAGACCATTAGTTCGTGATATTGTTTTCTATATTGGCGCTACGTTTATGACATGGGCATTTATTTATGGAAGAACGCTTAAAATTGACAATGTTATTG CTTTGGTTTGCTATTATCATGTTTACATAATTACCATTTTTATAAGTCGTTATGTTTATTTGCGAtttcaaaaaccaaaacaacaacagccagtTATGGTTGAAGAACCACGATTATCCGAGATTAGTGTATCGAtaatcgatgttgatgatgatgatcaaatattaTCGAAATCAGcttcaaaatcatcgataatgaatTTGAGTAGAAAAAGTTCACAACTTTCATATGGAACATCGATTTcagatttgaatgaaatcgatgatgatatgattcgATCAAGATTTTACCGTAATAGTAGTATAGCTCGTAGTACACGTAGTCGTAAAATATCTGAATCCAAACATATtgcccatcatcattggtccAATACTATTCATAGtgtttcaaaatcattggcAACAGATGAAGATTATCTTGATaacaatgattcaattgattcacatagttatttgaatcaaaatgaatatcgAATAACATATTTatcacaattttcaatggttgaaatgatgagcgaaacaaaaaatttcctaCTTCACATCTGTCCTATTGATCTActtgaatggaatgaaaattcattcattaaaaaattatttgaattaattaaGGCTGGACCatattttcttcttattgTTTGTATACCTGTTGTGGATCTAGAATCGGTCAATGAAAATTGGTGTCGTCTATTGTGCTGTATAAACATTGTTATTGCACCACAAATTATTCTATTTCTTCAACAAA ttgattatgaaattgatcatcaatttccaATATGggcattattattgattatatcaccaatattgattatattcatATTGTTAACATCGGATAAAAATCGGCCACCTATTTATCATCGAATATTTGCATTCATTGGTTTTATCATTTccatcatattcattaaGGTTATTGCTAATGAAATTATAAGTATTTTACATACAATCggtattttgtttcatttatcgGATTCATTTCTTGGTCTAACTATACTAGCATTGGGTAATAGTGTTGGTg aTTTAATGTCCAATCTATCGATGGCACGTCATGGCTATCATAGTATGGCTATTGCTGCATGTATTGGTGGACCATTGTTCA atcTATTAATTGGTTTGGGTGTTCCATATTTAAcattatttattaaaaatgGTAATTTTCATGGGAAAATAAAT aTTCATTATACACATATGATAAGTTTACCATATGCAGCATTGACAACAAGTCTTTGTACATCGTTATTGATATTTGTATTGGGAAAATTTCGTTCATATCGTATACATGGCTacatattgatcatcatttatattgtttatataattttggccattttatTGGAATTCAAAGTTATTTGA